The proteins below come from a single Pseudomonas chlororaphis genomic window:
- a CDS encoding DNA helicase UvrD, producing the protein MALGGPGAGKTHVALVKARNEIRSGVLKPGQKVLFLSFARPTVARIIEKASELISREDLKQLEVSTYHGFAWSILRSHAYLLNGRPNLQLLPPPEAAAHLADIDKAQHENEKRRLFEQEGRLHFDLFASLASELLSRSDRLGAIFSDTYPIIILDEFQDTNSDEWALIQQLGKRSRLIALADPEQRIYEFRGADPRRVGEFLENFGAAHFDFAGENHRSSGTDITAYGNDLLTGANKGKAYQQVKITRYDFMYGKSLHFTAKAAVFSALDRLKKVPDKSIAILVPSRRLMLDFSDYLSSAADGLPALHHDVAMDAEPPALAAGVIATLLAGGTAGDVASRMLGALHSHIRGRRGGRPTPQTELDLADALSGFLSSGKIRGSKRLLIVSEVQRISELRRQLQLTGDPAEDWLYLRGLLASSTAEALKQVATDARYLRLLHRGSVLRTNLGALWRAQGEYMGAEEAVRSALMQEHFAAAQKDWRGIHLMTIHKSKGKEFDEVIIYDGLYQRIAKAPQNPKICAQDLLVLRVGVTRAIRRTTIVTPKRDPCPLL; encoded by the coding sequence CTGGCGCTAGGTGGCCCTGGTGCCGGTAAAACACACGTCGCACTGGTCAAAGCTCGCAATGAGATTCGCTCAGGAGTACTCAAGCCAGGCCAGAAGGTCCTTTTCTTGAGCTTCGCCAGACCGACCGTAGCGCGCATCATCGAAAAGGCTTCTGAGCTGATTTCTCGCGAGGATCTGAAGCAACTAGAGGTCAGCACGTACCACGGTTTCGCATGGAGCATTCTCCGAAGCCATGCCTATCTGTTGAATGGCAGACCGAACCTGCAGCTTCTGCCACCGCCCGAAGCAGCAGCGCATTTGGCAGATATCGATAAGGCCCAGCACGAAAATGAGAAGCGACGCCTTTTCGAACAGGAGGGCCGCCTGCATTTCGACTTGTTCGCAAGCTTGGCCAGCGAACTGCTGAGCCGCAGTGATCGGTTAGGCGCCATCTTCTCCGACACCTATCCCATCATCATCCTCGACGAATTTCAGGACACAAACAGTGATGAATGGGCGCTGATTCAGCAGCTTGGAAAGCGCAGTCGCCTCATTGCACTGGCCGACCCCGAACAGCGGATCTATGAGTTTCGAGGTGCTGATCCCAGGCGGGTGGGAGAATTTCTGGAGAACTTCGGCGCCGCCCATTTCGATTTCGCGGGTGAAAATCATCGCAGCAGCGGTACCGATATCACGGCCTATGGGAATGACCTGCTCACTGGCGCAAACAAGGGCAAGGCCTACCAGCAGGTCAAAATCACGCGTTACGACTTCATGTATGGCAAGAGCCTGCACTTCACCGCCAAGGCTGCAGTGTTCTCGGCGTTGGATCGCCTCAAAAAAGTACCTGACAAATCGATCGCGATCCTGGTGCCATCCAGGCGGCTGATGCTCGATTTTTCTGACTACCTTTCTTCTGCAGCTGATGGTCTGCCAGCGCTACATCACGACGTCGCAATGGATGCTGAACCGCCGGCTCTAGCCGCTGGCGTTATCGCCACGTTACTGGCGGGAGGTACCGCTGGCGATGTGGCGAGCCGCATGCTCGGCGCACTTCACTCGCACATTCGTGGGCGGCGCGGGGGCAGGCCTACCCCACAGACCGAGCTTGACCTGGCGGATGCTCTTAGCGGGTTCCTCTCCTCGGGAAAGATCCGCGGCTCCAAGCGCCTGTTGATTGTCAGCGAAGTTCAGCGCATCTCAGAATTGCGGCGGCAACTGCAATTAACGGGCGACCCTGCGGAAGACTGGTTATACCTGCGCGGCCTATTGGCATCGTCCACTGCGGAAGCCTTGAAACAAGTAGCAACAGATGCTCGCTACCTACGACTGCTGCACCGAGGCTCAGTATTGCGAACCAATTTGGGTGCGTTGTGGCGCGCCCAGGGAGAGTACATGGGGGCTGAAGAGGCAGTCCGAAGTGCCTTGATGCAGGAGCATTTCGCTGCAGCCCAAAAGGACTGGCGTGGCATCCATCTGATGACGATACATAAATCTAAAGGGAAGGAGTTCGACGAGGTCATCATCTACGACGGCCTTTACCAGCGCATTGCCAAAGCCCCGCAGAATCCAAAAATCTGCGCCCAGGATCTTTTAGTACTGCGGGTGGGCGTGACTCGGGCGATACGTCGGACCACTATTGTGACTCCGAAGCGCGATCCATGCCCTTTACTGTGA